The DNA window GACAATAACAACTATGGTCACGCTTATAATAGCCGtagcaataacaaaaacaataaaaatgaaagtgGCAATGACGAGGTTAATGATAATTATGAAAATCCTAATCACGAGACTTATTTTTCTCCGGTCATCTCGCCGACTGTAATGCCCACATCTATAACAACAAGTCATAGTTCTTCAAGTCTCGTCAATAGTGGCAATAACAATGACAATAACTCTCCCTATTTTCATAGCACCAAATATTCTTCCGCACGTCAATATTCAAGGCATAGCTCTATCACATTGAACACTTTGCCTTCGCCTGCATTGAAGGCAATCAAGGGGAATTTtagcaacaataataacggCAGTAATAGCAATGCTGGCGTCAATATTAAGAGTAATGGCGTAATACCGGAGGCTTCCAGTGgctctaataataatggtggtaattctacaaataaaaaaatcgtAAAGAATAGTCCACGGATTAAGTCAAAGCATTCGCCATTGGTACGACCAACAAGCGTTGGCGGCAGAAACACTGTTGGTATCGTTAatggtaatagtaataacacTTTTGGCACTGATTCAATACATGCACCAAGGCTAGAACAAAGCATATTagagaataataataataataataataataataataataatgttgcTAATCCCGGTAACAATGGCAGTAAGAGTGATTGGGATGATATGTTTGTTTTGCCAGAAAGCAGCTTACCCAACACAGCAAACGCTAATGTCAACTCTGAAAATGACAACACTGCTactagtaatagtaatttaaaaattattttaccTTCTTCATATAGAAAcattgatgatgataataataataatgatagtaATGATAGTAATCAGAATAATGAtcgtaataataataataataataataataataataataataataataataataataggaCACTAAGTAACCATAACAGTCCAAATATGAAACGGGATAGTAATGCAGGGAACTTCGACCCAAAcattattgataataacaaagtCAATACTATAAGAAACACCAGTAGTGTTCTCAGAGCTACTGAATCGCCTGTTATTAGGCCTAGAAAAGCCTTTAGTGCTAATAACACACCTTTGTTAAGGCCAAGGTTAGTTTCTACATTTTCTTTAGCTAACGAAAACTTGGGCTCCAATACAATCCTTAATAAcgataatagtaataatactacaGATGCAACATTTAGAAGCACGGCTACTATTAACAGTAGCGGTgttaataatcataatgGCAATAGCATAGCTTCAGAAGGAGTAGATAcggataataatgatggtCTTAATATCACCATTTTTGGTAGTAATGACAAAAATGTTAATTCAAACAAAACCTCtagaaataatactacAACTGCAGCTAATAATGTTTCAACTAAAACTGTTAGGAACAATatgaccaaaaaaaatagcgtAACCGATGTAAATAACAACACTaacaagaataataataatggtgaaAATATTGCCCCTAATGATACATCGTTAATGAATTTTAATGGTATggatagtaataataataataatactgctACATCTATTACTACAGCCCCTAACGACAGCgtgcaaaatattttatatgtGGGAGCAACAACGGAGACACCCACGCAGAATAATACGGTTGTACGTCGCCGTAACAGTAGTGCAAGTAGCATTGGTTCGGGTAATAGCAGGACTCGCCGTAATAGTGGTAATCCGGTGTTAGTTGATGAAAGCAAAAAGAAGGAGGTTCACAAAGAAGCGGAAAAAGGTAGAAGAAATAGATTAAATAATGCGTTAATTGAATTGAATAACTTATTACCTcaagatataaaaaacaGAGTTAAGATACCTTCCAAAGCTACTACTGTTGAATTGGCTTGTTCTTATATAAgagatttattaaagtaCCAAACTGGTGTTGGTGTTCATGCTgataacaatagtaatagcagtggtaatggtaataacaTGAACTACACTACTTCTGCTTGTGACAAGGATAACGATGAATATATGGGTTAATTAATGGAGGAGGATGGGGGAtaagaataagaataagaatgaaaatgaaaatgaaaatgaaaataaaaataaaaataataaaaaggaagCAAATATTTAAGAAAACGGCTTGCAATACTTGTTTATCATTTACCCTCCGTATGAGGGAACAAGacctattatttttacattatttatttaatttttttttttatttaaatttttttttttttattttttttttttttttatctcgtatcttataatttaataatgacaCTTTTATCCTCTTTAAACAAAGATTAAATTATAGTGTTTGTAAATGTAACAATTAAGCTTTATCAGACAAAAGGAAAGGAAAGTGCAATAAAAAAACGTGTTTGTCGTTTTTGCGTCTATCCAATAAGGCAatggtttaatttttatttttttcttatttttaactaatgGATATTTTACGTAGTATGaactaaaaaagaaagttgggttaatttttaataaaataggtttttaaaaatttaataataacatttgaAAAGTGTGCAAGTTAGTTCGTattaaatgatatttttgtttggcCATATACATTTGTACGGACATGTCTGTTGTCAgccaattaaaaaacagGGGATTATtctagttttattttaactaATTGGGAttagatatttttataaccgaaaaaattcaaaagttttcgttaaattttttttttaatttttaattttttaaacttacAAGAGAACTACTACGTAAATGGATATTTTAGCCACTTTAAATGTGACATTTAACATTTgggtatttattttgttttagaaTGCCTGGTTACTAAAATTATGCGGGAATATAAGTTTTAAAGTAAGCTTTGATTGTTATAAACGCTAATTTCGGTTATTATGAACGCTAGTTTCGgtttttatcttttggAAATTGGAAGGGAGCTTTCTGTTTGCTAATATTCAATACTTTGAGTAATTCCATCTTCAATAAAATcgttcttgttttttttttcctctttttcatttaatttaactTGATTTCtatttgttgtttgttttttttgtttttttttttttccatttattttccttatccttttcttttcgtttttattgttgttgtctATTGCGACTTTCTATTGCGACTTTCCATTTCTACGTGTAAGAAGTTttcaaacaaaaaggaaaaaaaaaaaaaaaaaaaaaacctttctttttgaatACTTTCTTTTAAGTGAACaaacatattaaaaaaaaaaatagtcaGATTTAGGTTAACCTTTTtgcaaataatattattaatacaaaaaacaaaagaaaagaaaaaaaaaatgatctCCTCCATTACTGAATACTTAGAAGAATTAAAGGAAGCTTTTGTCCCAACTGTTGCCAAGGCTGAAGTATGTACTTTccaattttgattttattttaaaataaaaagcaaataaaaaacagaaTGTACTATTATGCGTGAGAATAATTTAGTTAAACAAATAAGAAACTATAGagaataatataaaatgaaTATCCAggcatttttttaatatatatatcggGAATTAAACCAAGTTTTTAAGGTTTGTTGGTAAGGGGAAGAGTAGAATAATCGTAGAACAATCGTAGAACATAGAGATATATTCagtattactattttttaatctGAAGTTTACATTACAAAAGGCTAAGATCCTCTTTTCCATGTGAAGCATGtattccatttttattaaaaagaaaaaaaagaaagaaaggaaacCAAAATAGATTGGAttcaaattgaaaattgcacaaaaaaaaaaaaagggttttctcttttaatttaccCCTGACAATTACTGAGTTATTGAATTATACTATTTAATAGTGAAATATATAATGACAATAGAAATTGTAACTCACAGAAAATATACTATAGAAATTGAGAATTAAACTATAACATATATCTTTATTGATCTTCCCCTATGATTGCTAGTggataaaaacaaatgaaaaattaaaataataccaattACAGTAACAAAGTTCAAAAAAAGCACAATTTTCTAagatgtttttatttttgctcGTAGTACTATTCTGTTaactaaaataatattccgGTTACTAACAAATACAACCTTATTAAACGATATCATTGcattattttgaattattataaaattcaCCGTAATATATGAATcgatttaattttagtcTGTCAAAATAggaagaaaaggaagaagaaaaggaagataatgatgatgatgatgacgatgatgatgaggacgatgatgatgatgaggaCGAAGATGAAGAAGTTGGTGATCAATATGATGCTTTAAGAGAGGAATGTTCTAAAACTGCTGAAGGTCAACCATTGGTCCATCATTATATGGAATGTGTTGAAAGAGTCCATAAAGCTCAAGAACAACCAGGTTATGAGGAATTAGAACACAAGGAAGATTGTGTTGAGGAATTTTTCCATTTACAACACTATATCAATGAATGTGCTGCTCCAAGATTATTCGACAAGTTAAAATAAGTTTGaatgctaaaaaaaaaaaaaaaggcgtcattcatttgtttatttatttgttatttatcttattctatttattaaaatgcTACTGTTCAATGATGCCTTGGTTTGCCGTTGTTAAGCTTTGTTTTATCAcacaatttatttttttttaatgtccATATATAGTTTacattaatttattttgttattggtgtttatttttttttgtttttgtttttgttttcatccTTATCGCTACATTTTTTGTCGAAATTTATGGTGTGAATCgcaatgatattaatagtagtatAAGGGTAAACTTGGAAAATAGcaggcaaaaaaaattaaatttcaataataactttatttatccacttatttatttattctatATTACGTTTGTATGATATATAGTACAATATATGTGTATAAGGTGCATATAGTATATTTCAtatctttaataataatattacttAATTATCGAATTGAAGAGACCtggaggaaaaaaaaagacggATCTTGCTATCAGATATTGCTGagtttattcaattttgttttaagcTAAGATTTCCGATATGAACCAGACATTTTATGCTAAGTTTtactggaaaaaaaaaaaaaaaaaaaagcacgTGATTTGTATTGAAACTTGCAGATATTAATGATTTAGTGCTATTTTTAAGTTTGAGATTTTATACTGGAGATAGTTGATTATCATGTTTTGGGAAAGAAATAAACCAAACATTCTATAGAAGATCGGATTAGCTTCGGAAATAGCAAGCAATAAAATCAGCGGACTATATCGCCTATAAAATGAAGTTGGTAGCAAATACGTcctattttgattttaaaaaaaaaaaaattaaaaaaaaagaaaaaactaatGGTTGCAagattatataatattttgtgACAAGATTAACATCCGTACCTTTTatatgattatttaaaatgaaGTAACTAGACCGAAAGCGCCTTATTTAACTAATTTAcacattatttttttttttatttttttttctttctgttTAAATGTGCTCCTGTTTAAATGTGCTTCTGTTTAAATGTGCTTCTGTTTAAATGTGCTTCTGTTTAAATGTGCTTCTGTTTAAATGTGCTTCTGTTTAAATGTGCttctatttaaaatatcttaTCCGTTTCATCCctttgaaaatgaagaaacccatattttatcttttttatttttttttttttcaattttttttttttttctgtttatCATAAAATATGGAGCTTTTCTCTCTTATTGTTAATTACAATTCTATGGGATGCCAACTTGTAGTTCATTCTGttctttttcaaagttAAAAACTTTCAAGTATgtagggaaaaaaaaaagatttttccTTGTTAAAGCTTTATTTCTTTCTCCCATTATTCATTACCGCTCTAGTGTAACCTTTTATTCTTAATAaatctatttatttattttagtttatcatttaaaaaaaaagttaaaagaaCAGTATCAATCAAGAATCAGTATGTTGACACACATTGCATTagcaattgaaaaataaattatatatgaaagaaaagaaaaaaagaaggggaaaacaaaagaaaaagaacaagCTCAGAAAGGAAGAAAGTACAGAATCACAGATAAACTGCAACACGAAGTTAAAGTTAAGTAAAGTTGGATTACAGGCATAGAATACATGCTTGCCTTAGGAGGTTTAAAAAACCTTTTAGCGAGGATCTTTTTAAGTTATTTGTTGGGCAACTGGAGATACTAAGAGTATAAACTTAAGGTGAACGGTGGTTTGCACCTGTTGGAACAGAAGAAGactatatattttttttatccaacGCGTTATACAATACTTTACACAATAAAAGAAGTGGACTCTACCaattatctttttgttattaaaaacattcaATAAAGTAAAGTTTAGGAATAAAAAAGCTCGCCACCTAGGAGAAAATTTACAGTTATTA is part of the Saccharomycodes ludwigii strain NBRC 1722 chromosome III, whole genome shotgun sequence genome and encodes:
- the PHO4 gene encoding phosphate-sensing transcription factor PHO4 (similar to Saccharomyces cerevisiae YFR034C | PHO4 | PHOsphate metabolism) — protein: MSFPSSIFDQVDNFIHDDGEEIVVNHDGTANSQKQEQQHYNEDGNSHDGFMSSHTASNSNTAVNAASVGKNNAADLHLELENLHKSFEEHQREFINQQQLQTFDHVEGHNNTAIKTLLNVNIEDNNNYGHAYNSRSNNKNNKNESGNDEVNDNYENPNHETYFSPVISPTVMPTSITTSHSSSSLVNSGNNNDNNSPYFHSTKYSSARQYSRHSSITLNTLPSPALKAIKGNFSNNNNGSNSNAGVNIKSNGVIPEASSGSNNNGGNSTNKKIVKNSPRIKSKHSPLVRPTSVGGRNTVGIVNGNSNNTFGTDSIHAPRLEQSILENNNNNNNNNNNNVANPGNNGSKSDWDDMFVLPESSLPNTANANVNSENDNTATSNSNLKIILPSSYRNIDDDNNNNDSNDSNQNNDRNNNNNNNNNNNNNNNNNRTLSNHNSPNMKRDSNAGNFDPNIIDNNKVNTIRNTSSVLRATESPVIRPRKAFSANNTPLLRPRLVSTFSLANENLGSNTILNNDNSNNTTDATFRSTATINSSGVNNHNGNSIASEGVDTDNNDGLNITIFGSNDKNVNSNKTSRNNTTTAANNVSTKTVRNNMTKKNSVTDVNNNTNKNNNNGENIAPNDTSLMNFNGMDSNNNNNTATSITTAPNDSVQNILYVGATTETPTQNNTVVRRRNSSASSIGSGNSRTRRNSGNPVLVDESKKKEVHKEAEKGRRNRLNNALIELNNLLPQDIKNRVKIPSKATTVELACSYIRDLLKYQTGVGVHADNNSNSSGNGNNMNYTTSACDKDNDEYMG
- the QCR6 gene encoding ubiquinol--cytochrome-c reductase subunit 6 (similar to Saccharomyces cerevisiae YFR033C | QCR6 | ubiQuinol-cytochrome C oxidoReductase); this translates as MISSITEYLEELKEAFVPTVAKAEEEKEEEKEDNDDDDDDDDEDDDDDEDEDEEVGDQYDALREECSKTAEGQPLVHHYMECVERVHKAQEQPGYEELEHKEDCVEEFFHLQHYINECAAPRLFDKLK